The Homo sapiens chromosome 16, GRCh38.p14 Primary Assembly genome includes the window tacaggcatgagccaccgtgcccggctttgaCTTGCAGTTTTAAGCTTCCTCTGGGTCCTGATGGAGAATGGAAGGCAGGAGCCCTGAGACCAGGCAGAAGACGGCTGCGGAGTCCACACGAGGGATGGTGGCAGAAGGATGGGTGGCATATGTGGCCAGAAGTAGTTGGATTCGGGGTGTATATTTTGGAGGCAGGGCCGAGGAACTCTTCTGTGGGGTTAAGTGGGCAGGAAGAGGGAATTTGAAGGATCTGGCTCACTACAAGGAAAGGTAGGCCCTGTGTCTGTCCTGGTGACTCACAAAcagcctagaacagtgtctggcatctATATGTCCTTCATCACTATTTGCCGCCTCAATAAATGAGGCGCAGTTTGACCTTAATTTGGAGATGAGGCTACTGGGGATGGAGCCCAGCTGGGAAAGGGGACCCCAGAGAGACCTAACCCAGGAGGGGGTGGCTTGCCACAGGAGGCCAGAGACCCAGCCGGCCTGGGCACTTTGGACCTAATCTGGGTTTGAGGAGAACTTGGCAGTGATGGTGTGAGGCCTGCACAGCTCCCAGGGGGTTCCAGCCTCAAAGGGTCCTCACTGCATACCCAGGGCTCCTTTCTCCAGAGTCCGCCCACCAGGGCCCAGGGAAGCTGGATGCAAAATCCTGGCCTGAGCCTCTGAGCATCACCTGCATGCAGCCAGTTTGTCCCAGGCCAGGTGACGCCACTCCAAAGGGCAGTAGGAATGGCTTGGTAGGAGCTGGCTTCCAGagacagactgcctgggttcaaacctGGGCTGTGGGGCCTTCGAGGGCACATTTCTTgagccctctgagcctcagttttcccatgtAGAAAGTTGACTGGTGCTATGATTAAGGCAGGCTCTCCTATTGTGGACACACCCCCCACCGCCAAATGTCTCCCGCAGACCCAGGGACAGTGGCCACCATGCGTAAGCCCCGCTGCTCCCTGCCTGACGTGCTGGGGGTGGCGGGGCTGGTCAGGCGGCGTCGCCGGTACGCTCTGAGCGGCAGCGTGTGGAAGAAGCGAACCCTGACATGGAGGTAGGTCCTGGGGCCCACCCGCACCCTGGCCCTGCCTGCTGGGCTCCGGCTTTGAATGGCTGCCTGCTCCCTCCACGGCCACCCTTACACctcactcccctctccccagggtACGTTCCTTCCCCCAGAGCTCCCAGCTGAGCCAGGAGACCGTGCGGGTCCTCATGAGCTATGCCCTGATGGCCTGGGGCATGGAGTCAGGCCTCACATTTCATGAGGTGGATTCCCCCCAGGGCCAGGAGCCCGACATCCTCATCGACTTTGCCCGCGCCTTCCACCAGGACAGCTACCCCTTCGACGGGTTGGGGGGCACCCTAGCCCATGCCTTCTTCCCTGGGGAGCACCCCATCTCCGGGGACACTCACTTTGACGATGAGGAGACCTGGACTTTTGGGTCAAAAGGTAAAATCTCCTCTCTTATGAGAGATCCTCTTGCCAGGTCTGGTCTTAAGAATAAGTTTTctgttgtgtgttttgttttgtttaagaaacaaggtcttgctctgttgctcaggctagagtgcagtggtgcaatcatagctaactgcaaccACGAActtctggctcaagcaatcctcccacctcagactccagagtagctgggatcactggtgcacaccaccatacctggctattttttttgtttgttttttttactttttgtagaaacagggtctcattatcttgctcaggctggagtgcagttgcacgatcacggctcactgcagccttcacctcctgggctcaagtgatcctccctcctcagccaccacgtagccaggaccacagatgtgcaccaccacacctggctagttttaaaactttttgtagagatggggcttcactatgtcaccagggctggtcttgaactcctgggctcaagtgatcctcccatcttggtctctcaaagcattgggattataagcatgagccaccactcctggccaataATTAggtttaaattatatttactgATGGAGGCTTTATCAGCTGGGaggtctccagagaaacaaaaccaacaggatgtgtgtgtgtgtgcacgtgtgtgtgggatgtgtgtgtgtgtgtatgtgtgtggggggggtgtgtgtgtgcgtgtgtgtaaagagatttattttaaggaattggctcacggGATTGTAGGGGATAGCAAGTCCAAAATTTGTACGGCAGGCTGGCAACTCAGGATTTCAGTGacagtctggaggcagaattccttcctcTCCAGGAAACCTTAGCTTTAGCTCTCAAGGCCTTGAACTGATtggctctgcccccaccccacccccagccacacTATGGAGCATGATCTACTTGACTTAAGGTCAACTGATTGTAGATGTTAATTGCATCTACAAAGACCTTCACCATGGCATCTAGACTGGTGTTTCACCAACCAGCTGGGCACGACAGCCGGGCCAAACTGACACACACAATGAACCATCACAGAGGCCTAGCAGGTGCCTAGCTCCAAGCCAGAGCTGGGGGCTTGCGGAGACGAAAACAAATCTTTACCTGGCAGCTGAGTCAGAAGAGTGACTGGCAATGACAACACCCACGGTGACACAGCTCCACAGAATCCCAGCAGAGGAAGTCCTCAAGCCTGCAGGGGCTCAGAGATGTTGGCCCAAAGCTCTTGGGCAAGGGGAGGCTTCCTAGAAGAGGTGACTTCGTTCCCtcaatatatatatgaatataggCCGGGCGTGATTGCTttcatctgtaatcctagcacttcgggaagcacaggtgggtggatcacctgaggtcaggagtttgagaccagcctgaccaacatgttgaaaccccgtctctactaaaaatacaaaaaattagccgggtgtggtggtgcaagcctgtaatcccagctactggagaggctgaggcaggagaatcagttgaatcctggaggcagaggttgcagtgagccgagatcgtgccactgcactccagcctgggcaacaagagcaaaactccatctcaaatatatatatatatatatatgaatatccacacatacacactgagTGACTACTAGCACAAGACAAGACATACAGAGTTCCGCTCTCCCCAGGTACACAGGGTTGAGATCCAATGGGAAAGCAGTGAGCCAGCTGAGTCAGGGGTAAGAGGAGCCAGTGACCAGAGAAATGACCCGGGACATATGAGGCCAGAAGCCAAAACTATGGCATCAGTAGGGAGACTGCAGAAGGCGGCAGGTCCTGGATCACCAAGGACCTTGAAAGCATGTGGAAGACTTTGATCAATGGGGGAATCATTAAGGGGTTTTGCATTCCGGAACTATCATCAGCTTCAGCGGGGGGCAGGGGGTAGGatagaggcagggaggcaggaagtTCTCGCAGGGTCCAGGCAAGAGATGGTGGAGTGTGGTCCTGGGGAAGGGGGCAGTGGACGGATCTGAGGGAGGTTCAGTTAGGATGGGCAAGGATTGAGATCTGGCTGGATCCTGGTGACAGGGGAGATGAGGCTGGGGCCCTTGGAGGATGGCGTCCTGGTGCTGTTAATGCAGGTgtgagagtgggaggaggaggagcaggctgGCAGAAGGCAGGCACAAGTGCAGGTCTGGGCGGGAGTCTGCAGCGCTCTGGGCTGGCCACACCGGTGGGGCAAGGGAGGTGGAGGATCCTGCCCTAGAGCTTGGTCTCCTCTGTCTGAGGTCAGGTTCCCCAGAGGTGGGGCTCCAGAGGGAAATTCTTGTGCAAGCAGTTTCTCAGGGGCCATGTGCTGAGGGGAATGGGGAGCAGGAACAGCCTAGAAGCTGAGTGAGGATGTGGTCTCAGCTGGAGAGGAGGCTGATCGCATGGGAGCTCTGCAGCAGGGATGGCAATGCCGGGGAGGCGGTCCCGCCTGAGGCCAGGCCCAGCTCTTTGCAGCCCCATATTAACTACATTGGCTGCTGGGGAGCCTGAGTGACGGGGGAAGGGGGCAGCCAGGGAGGGTGCCTAGGCCCTGTGGAGGGCTTGGTaaggcagaggctggggaggctgtGTGCCTCAACATTCACATATGGGcttcggctgggcgtggtggcacatgcttgtagtcccagctactcaggaggctaaggcaggaggattgcttgagtcagggaggttgagactgcaatgagctgtgttcacaccactgcactgcggcctgggtgacaaagtgagaccctgtcacacacacagaaaaagagaatgtggGCTTCAAAGCTGAATTCAAGTAAGTCAGGGTTCTTCCACTTGTAATGAACAACTTCCTTAACCTCATTGTCTCAGGTTCCTCGCCTGAGAAATGCGAGGAGAACGGCGCCTGCTGGTGGCGTGGGCTTGCCGATGAAATGAGCCATTCACCCATGCCTCTCAGCACAGGGCCTGCCCTGGGCCGCATACTGTGCATTGTCAGCTGCTGTCGGAGCTGGGCTAGCGGCCGCCTTGAGAGCCAGCAGTCCACGGGGGTTGGCGAGCTTCTGGGAGGAAAGGGTGGAACGTGACTGTCAGGTACAGAGCTACAGAGAACCCCAGCATGAAGGAGTAGGTGGCAGGGGAGAAGGACTCAACAGAGATGGAGAAAGACTAAGCCCAAAGGTGATCAACAacaagagtgaaggaggaagtgGTCAGCTGTGGCTGGGGCAAAACAAGCCCAGTAAGTTACATTGGCCTGTGTTTGGTCATCCAGGGACAAAGTGACCTTTTtagtgcctgtaggcccagcgcGTTGGGGAAGAATTTAGAATGCAGTGGGGATAGGTGTGAGAGGAGCGGGGGAAGTGAAGATTGAGTTGAGACCACTGGCTGGAGAACTTGACCGGGAAGGGAGGGCAGAGAGCAgcatggggtgaggggagggaatggATCCAACGAGCGTCTTAGGATGAGGGAGTTGTGAGCGCTCAACACCATTACAAAGAAGGGATCGGGGATTGATAGACTGACAGATGCATGCACAGAGGCAGGTATGGATGCATGCACAGAGGCagggatggatggacggacaAATGCATGCATAGAGgcaaggatggatggatggacagatgcatGCACAGAGTcagggatggatgaatggacagatgcATGCACAGAGGCAGGGATGAATGGACGGACAGATGCATGCACAGAGGCagggatggatggacggacagatGCATGCACAGAGGCggggatggatggacagatgcatGCACAGAGgtggggatggatggatggacagatgcatACACAGAGGCAGGGATGAATGGACAGATGCATGCACAGAggcagggatggatggatggacagatgcatgcacagaggcagggatgaatggacagatgcatgcacagaggcagggatggatggatggacagatgcatgcacagaggcagggatgaatggacagatgcatgcacagaggcagggatggatggacagatgcatGCACAGAGgcggggatggatggatggacagatgcatGCACAGAGGCAGGGATGAATGGACAGATGCATGCACAGAGGCAGGGATGGATGTACGGACAGATGCATGCACAGAGGTggggatggatggacagatgcatGCACAGAGGCggggatggatggacagatgcatgcacagaggcagggatggatggatgcacaGATGCATGCACAGAGGCggggatggatggacagatgcatGCACAGAGGCggggatggatggacggacggatgcatggc containing:
- the LOC124900372 gene encoding sialidase-like isoform X1: MHLCIHPSLPLCMHLSIHPRLCACICPSIPTSVHASVRTSIPASVHASVHSSLPLCMHLSIHPSPPLCMHLSIHPCLCACICPFIPASVHASVHPSIPASVHASVHSSLPLCMHLSIHPSLPLCMHLSIHPCLCVCICPSIHPHLCACICPSIPASVHASVRPSIPASVHASVRPFIPASVHASVHSSIPDSVHASVHPSILASMHAFVRPSIPASVHASIPASVHASVSLSIPDPFFVMVLSAHNSLILRRSLDPFPPLTPCCSLPSLPGQVLQPVVSTQSSLPPLLSHLSPLHSKFFPNALGLQALKRSLCPWMTKHRPM